Proteins encoded by one window of Bacteroidia bacterium:
- a CDS encoding putative porin, which yields MKITFSLSFCVVSLLFFSNLFGQNNYSNQNCAFTLNPSDSIFEKSLEKYNYSYIGFIELNQESINSKFFNQKLLTGKDSKLKKTNKAISSLEFETASKKFNSLFVHHKQKVSSSIVGYVNFNTLKADGYYSRTAYKKTFVEIGIMSLDSMDRINYSFHVLNNKIKANESGGLSSDSLFLFKEQNSKFYTTNLLTSSSIKKLSEIGADLNIRLFDIVLQNKLDSIKKSPDWSLKWCNSIIYTESKYWFESDKKENFYQNHFFDTTSTHDKLVYKPISFTSKLELKNNYSDTKSNFLGFLGYNGILSKVSQNDIDSTYYISNIFWGSGLQYRSKFGLFYIGDFTFLRNPDTYNHFNHSIFLYYSPMSKWRIDGKIESKKQLPSYIENRFYSNNFIWQNRFSLINNKSFDLNASILDSILVIKYSIINLKNYIYFDYSANPRQYNSAININRLALYTNNKLKKFHITNYFIYSSITHTDIYRLPKIILGSSVKFTQHFKNNKIAVSPQLSLNYFSSFHSYSYEPAFGSFYLKDGYRKSGNYPFLDLSFDIKLPNALIELGCSHINNGLSGRNYFLTTGYPSPGRSIFLKIIWSLEN from the coding sequence ATGAAAATTACGTTTTCTCTAAGTTTTTGTGTTGTTTCACTACTATTTTTCAGCAATCTGTTTGGACAAAATAATTACAGCAATCAAAATTGTGCTTTTACTCTAAATCCTAGCGATAGTATTTTTGAAAAATCTTTAGAAAAGTATAATTATTCATATATTGGTTTTATTGAATTAAATCAAGAATCAATAAACTCCAAATTTTTCAATCAAAAATTATTGACTGGCAAAGATTCTAAGTTAAAAAAAACAAATAAAGCTATTAGCAGTTTGGAATTTGAAACTGCCTCTAAAAAATTTAACTCCCTTTTTGTTCATCATAAGCAAAAAGTGTCATCTTCAATTGTCGGGTATGTAAATTTCAATACACTAAAAGCAGATGGTTACTATTCAAGAACTGCGTATAAAAAGACTTTTGTTGAAATTGGCATTATGAGTTTGGATTCTATGGACAGAATTAATTATTCTTTTCATGTATTAAATAATAAAATCAAAGCAAATGAAAGTGGTGGACTGAGTTCAGATTCATTATTCTTATTTAAAGAACAAAATTCAAAGTTTTATACAACTAATCTGCTAACCTCAAGTTCGATCAAAAAATTGTCTGAGATTGGCGCAGATTTAAATATTCGTTTATTCGACATCGTTTTACAAAATAAATTAGATTCTATTAAAAAATCTCCGGACTGGAGTTTGAAATGGTGCAATTCAATTATATATACTGAATCAAAATATTGGTTTGAATCAGACAAAAAAGAAAACTTTTATCAAAACCATTTTTTTGATACAACTTCAACTCATGATAAATTGGTTTATAAGCCAATTAGTTTTACATCAAAATTAGAACTAAAAAACAATTATTCAGATACTAAAAGTAATTTTCTCGGCTTTTTAGGCTACAACGGAATTCTAAGCAAAGTGTCTCAAAATGACATTGATTCAACATACTATATTTCAAATATCTTTTGGGGAAGTGGATTACAATATCGGAGTAAATTTGGATTATTTTATATTGGAGATTTTACTTTTCTGAGAAATCCAGATACTTACAATCATTTTAACCATTCTATATTTCTTTATTATTCCCCTATGTCAAAATGGAGAATAGACGGGAAAATTGAGTCCAAAAAACAATTGCCTTCATATATTGAAAATAGATTTTATTCAAACAATTTTATATGGCAAAATCGGTTCAGTTTAATCAACAATAAATCATTTGATTTAAATGCTTCAATTTTGGATTCAATTTTAGTTATAAAGTATTCCATTATAAATCTTAAGAATTATATTTATTTTGATTATTCAGCAAATCCAAGACAATATAATTCAGCAATCAATATTAATAGATTGGCACTTTATACAAATAATAAACTGAAGAAATTTCATATTACCAATTACTTCATCTATTCATCAATTACACATACAGATATTTATCGTCTCCCAAAAATAATTTTAGGTAGCAGTGTTAAATTTACTCAACATTTTAAGAATAATAAAATTGCAGTAAGTCCACAATTAAGCCTTAATTATTTTAGTTCATTTCACAGTTATTCTTACGAACCTGCATTCGGAAGTTTCTATTTGAAGGATGGTTATAGAAAGTCCGGCAACTATCCATTTTTAGATTTATCGTTTGATATAAAATTGCCGAATGCACTTATTGAATTAGGATGTAGTCATATAAATAACGGTCTATCAGGGCGGAATTATTTTTTAACGACAGGTTACCCTTCTCCTGGAAGAAGTATTTTCCTAAAAATAATTTGGTCGCTGGAAAATTAA
- a CDS encoding FAD-dependent oxidoreductase, with protein sequence MQLSFWEKSQWFDNVDVVVLGSGIVGLHSAYFIKKNNPRLNVIIIERGFLPYGASTRNAGFACIGSASEILNDLEKESEENVFQRVEKRYKGLLGLRELLGDENIDFQQNSGFEIFTETDGKSFRECESKLEYLNTQLKFITKDNTYILSNERIEQFGLNKVENLIQNKFEGQLDTGKMMYVLSEKVRCLGVKILNGLEIKQIHNESNGVTLMTSEGFQINAGKVVICTNGFAKEFLSELSISPGRAQVLITGEIKHLKLHGSFHYQGGFYYFRNVNNRVLIGGGRNLDIQGETTTKFGLTQPIQASIENLLNEIILSGIEYKIEQRWSGIMGLGESKSPIIQEIRPNIYCAVRLGGMGVALGYLVGMEVAELVNQNY encoded by the coding sequence ATGCAATTAAGCTTTTGGGAAAAGTCGCAATGGTTTGACAATGTTGATGTGGTAGTTCTTGGTAGCGGAATTGTTGGTTTGCATTCAGCATATTTTATTAAGAAAAATAATCCAAGATTAAATGTCATAATCATTGAACGTGGATTCTTACCTTATGGTGCCAGCACAAGAAATGCCGGATTTGCATGCATTGGTAGTGCTTCCGAAATTTTAAATGACTTAGAAAAAGAGTCTGAAGAAAACGTTTTTCAACGTGTTGAAAAACGCTATAAGGGATTACTAGGATTAAGAGAGCTATTAGGTGATGAGAATATTGATTTTCAACAAAACTCTGGATTTGAAATCTTCACGGAGACAGATGGCAAATCGTTCCGGGAATGCGAATCTAAATTAGAATACTTAAATACACAGCTTAAATTTATAACCAAAGACAATACCTATATTTTAAGTAATGAGCGTATTGAGCAATTTGGTTTAAATAAAGTAGAAAACTTAATTCAGAATAAATTTGAAGGGCAATTAGATACCGGCAAGATGATGTATGTTTTATCTGAAAAAGTAAGATGCTTGGGAGTAAAGATTTTGAATGGACTTGAAATTAAACAGATTCATAATGAAAGCAATGGTGTAACATTAATGACATCGGAAGGGTTTCAGATAAATGCCGGAAAAGTTGTTATTTGCACTAATGGTTTTGCAAAAGAATTTTTGTCCGAATTATCAATTTCACCAGGACGGGCACAAGTGTTAATTACAGGCGAAATAAAACATCTAAAATTACATGGTAGTTTTCATTATCAGGGTGGTTTTTACTATTTCAGAAATGTAAATAACAGAGTGCTAATAGGCGGGGGAAGAAATTTAGATATTCAAGGTGAAACTACCACAAAATTTGGTTTGACACAACCCATTCAAGCGTCTATAGAAAATCTATTAAACGAAATAATTTTATCGGGTATTGAATATAAAATTGAACAACGTTGGAGTGGAATAATGGGTTTGGGAGAAAGTAAGTCCCCGATAATTCAAGAAATAAGGCCTAATATATATTGTGCCGTGAGATTAGGCGGAATGGGTGTGGCATTAGGATATTTAGTAGGAATGGAAGTTGCAGAATTAGTGAATCAAAATTACTGA
- a CDS encoding SDR family oxidoreductase → MNIVVTGASSGIGFELVKSFALQNHNVLAVSRSKKKLLELKQFSERIQVLAIDINKVNKNVISTSLSEMKVKHIDVLINNAGVLVNKPFTELTESDWLNTYNTNVFGVANMIKCCIPYLMKSKIKHIVNISSMGGVGGSIKFPGLTAYSSSKGAVTILTECLAEEFKNYAIKVNALALGAVQTPMLKKAFPELTTTQTPESIVPFISWFALDAYKWCNGKIIQVSDSTP, encoded by the coding sequence ATGAATATCGTAGTCACAGGTGCTTCATCAGGAATAGGTTTTGAATTGGTGAAATCATTTGCTTTACAAAATCACAATGTACTTGCTGTTTCAAGAAGTAAGAAGAAGTTATTGGAGCTAAAGCAGTTTTCAGAAAGAATTCAAGTTTTAGCAATTGATATTAACAAAGTCAATAAGAATGTCATATCAACGTCATTAAGCGAAATGAAAGTGAAGCATATTGATGTATTAATTAATAATGCAGGAGTACTTGTGAATAAACCTTTTACTGAATTAACCGAGTCTGATTGGCTTAATACTTATAATACTAATGTTTTTGGCGTAGCCAATATGATCAAATGTTGTATTCCGTACTTAATGAAATCTAAGATTAAGCATATTGTAAATATCAGCAGTATGGGTGGAGTAGGAGGGAGTATTAAATTTCCTGGACTTACAGCATACAGTTCATCAAAAGGCGCTGTGACAATTTTAACTGAATGTCTTGCAGAAGAATTTAAGAATTATGCAATAAAAGTAAATGCATTGGCATTGGGAGCCGTGCAAACGCCCATGTTGAAAAAAGCATTTCCCGAATTAACAACAACGCAAACGCCAGAAAGTATAGTTCCATTTATATCCTGGTTTGCTTTAGATGCATATAAGTGGTGCAACGGAAAAATTATTCAAGTTTCTGATTCAACACCGTAG
- a CDS encoding beta-ketoacyl-ACP synthase III, producing the protein MLHEVYITRLSRFLPNKPVLNDEMEQYIGLINEHSAKSKRIVLRNNGIKCRYYALDKNGKATHTNSEMTALAIRALFVNRQEEIREVDLLSCGTSSPDQWMPSHAVMVHGWLTEARDMEVVSPTGNCCSGMHALKYIWLAVKTGQSKKAVVAGSERTSRIMHHQSFEEEAKKLSQIEENPYISFDKEFLRWMLSDGAAAALVENKKNDTGLSLRIDAIEGVSYAHLVEPCMYSAADKMDDGSFVSYMDMSPAEIVSNSVLNIKQDVKLLSKYIVDLGSDKLISMLKTHSLAGDKIDWFLPHISSEFFRDKMDEGFRSKGLVIPMEKWFTNLSEVGNVGAGSIYLMLEELMRTNRLKQGEKIVLAVPESARFSYVFAILTVV; encoded by the coding sequence ATGTTACACGAAGTTTACATTACCCGACTATCAAGGTTTTTGCCCAATAAGCCTGTATTGAATGATGAGATGGAGCAGTATATCGGTTTGATTAACGAACATTCAGCCAAGTCAAAGCGAATTGTTTTGCGTAATAATGGTATTAAGTGTCGTTATTATGCTTTAGATAAAAATGGTAAAGCAACTCATACTAATTCAGAAATGACAGCACTTGCGATTAGAGCGCTTTTTGTTAATCGCCAGGAAGAAATCAGGGAGGTTGATTTATTGAGCTGCGGTACATCGTCACCAGACCAATGGATGCCATCACATGCTGTGATGGTTCATGGTTGGCTTACGGAGGCAAGAGATATGGAGGTGGTGTCGCCAACGGGTAATTGTTGCTCCGGCATGCATGCTTTAAAATATATATGGCTTGCAGTAAAAACGGGTCAATCTAAAAAAGCAGTTGTTGCCGGCTCGGAACGTACTTCCAGAATCATGCATCATCAGTCGTTTGAAGAGGAAGCTAAAAAACTTTCTCAGATTGAAGAAAATCCATACATATCATTTGATAAAGAATTTTTAAGATGGATGTTAAGTGATGGAGCTGCGGCAGCATTAGTAGAAAATAAGAAGAATGATACGGGATTGTCGTTGCGAATTGACGCCATAGAAGGAGTGTCTTATGCACATTTAGTAGAGCCATGCATGTATTCTGCAGCCGATAAAATGGATGATGGATCATTTGTGAGTTATATGGATATGTCTCCAGCAGAGATTGTATCGAATTCTGTATTGAATATAAAACAAGATGTAAAATTGTTAAGCAAGTACATTGTTGATTTAGGTTCTGATAAATTAATATCTATGCTTAAAACACATAGTTTGGCAGGAGATAAAATAGATTGGTTTTTGCCTCACATTTCAAGTGAGTTTTTCAGAGATAAAATGGACGAAGGATTTCGTTCTAAGGGGTTAGTTATTCCAATGGAAAAATGGTTTACCAACTTATCTGAAGTTGGTAATGTTGGTGCTGGATCTATTTATCTGATGCTTGAAGAATTGATGAGAACTAATCGCCTAAAGCAAGGAGAAAAAATTGTATTAGCAGTTCCGGAAAGCGCACGTTTTTCGTATGTGTTTGCTATACTAACTGTTGTTTAA
- a CDS encoding methyltransferase, protein MSESSQNHFKFKEFIVHQENCAMKVGTDGVLLGSWVECNINVLNILDIGTGTGLLALMLAQKCNALIDAIEIDSSAYNQAKRNFHESKWKERLNVIHQSVQQFAANSKKKYDLIISNPPFFINAQKSQQLNRNVARHLDDSFTMDDLIVSVVKLLSDSGKFCLIQPVKEGGIFIEACEKHGLYLNKLIRVRTKDGREDKRLLLCLSKIKDSIVTGFLSIQNIDGRYTDEYIKLTKNYYTHLPERLS, encoded by the coding sequence ATGTCAGAAAGCAGCCAAAATCACTTTAAATTTAAAGAGTTTATCGTTCATCAGGAGAATTGTGCTATGAAAGTTGGCACTGATGGAGTCCTTTTAGGTTCTTGGGTTGAATGTAATATTAATGTGTTAAACATATTAGATATCGGTACGGGGACAGGATTGCTGGCATTAATGCTGGCACAAAAGTGTAACGCACTGATTGATGCTATAGAAATAGATAGCAGTGCATATAATCAGGCGAAACGAAACTTTCATGAATCGAAATGGAAGGAAAGGCTTAATGTTATTCATCAATCGGTACAGCAATTTGCCGCAAATTCAAAAAAGAAGTATGATTTAATTATCAGTAATCCACCGTTTTTTATCAATGCACAGAAGTCGCAACAGTTAAATAGAAATGTGGCAAGGCACTTAGATGATTCATTTACCATGGATGACTTAATTGTATCGGTGGTGAAGTTGTTGAGTGATTCCGGAAAGTTTTGTCTTATACAACCAGTAAAAGAAGGAGGTATTTTTATAGAGGCGTGTGAAAAGCATGGCTTGTATCTGAATAAGCTAATCAGAGTCAGAACTAAAGATGGTAGAGAGGATAAAAGATTGCTTCTATGCTTAAGTAAAATTAAGGATTCAATAGTTACAGGTTTTTTATCTATTCAAAACATTGATGGAAGGTATACTGATGAATATATAAAGCTGACAAAAAATTATTATACACATTTGCCTGAGCGACTTTCCTAA
- a CDS encoding sodium:solute symporter codes for MSTIDWLVLAITLLAIVLYGIYKSRHKKTLDSYLIANRELPWYNVCLSVMATQASAITFLSAPGQAYSDGMRFVQFYFGLPLAMIFLSATFIPAFRKFNIYTAYEFLERRFDHKTRKLTALLFLLQRGISTGISIYAPSIVLSTVLNIPIFYTTMIIGVLVIIYTFYGGTLAVSHSQVLQMTIIFSSIIIAGVIVLSLIGTDASLYESLKIAGIHNRMNIIDFKFDWNNRYNVWSGIIGGFFLQLSYFGTDQSQVGRYLTGKDSSASKLGLIVNGMVKIPMQFVILFIGIIVFSFYQFQPPPIFFNENIEKIAKESPLADNYKILEHKFNDINLSNSHLSREYIKYLRINDLTKAEITKTKILQTSNEANEVRQEAVKIIKTVNPGADINDTNFVFLHFVMHHFPKGFIGLIIAIIFLASMGSLAAGINSLTSTSVVDFYFRSSKKEIIESKKLYYSKIATLLWGVFCILCAFFAGNTGNLIEAVNILGSLFYGTILGIFISAIFVKHLNGNSVFISALITEAIVIAFWYFDVMAFLWLNLAGCLLVVFIALSIQFITQNLNRIFNKPISK; via the coding sequence ATGAGCACAATTGATTGGCTGGTTTTGGCAATAACTCTTCTGGCAATTGTTCTCTATGGCATTTACAAAAGTCGTCATAAGAAAACATTAGACAGTTATTTAATTGCTAATAGGGAATTGCCATGGTATAATGTATGTTTAAGTGTAATGGCAACTCAAGCCAGTGCTATTACATTTTTAAGTGCACCAGGTCAAGCATATAGTGATGGGATGCGTTTTGTTCAGTTTTATTTTGGGCTTCCTCTTGCAATGATTTTTTTGAGTGCGACATTTATTCCTGCATTCAGAAAGTTCAATATTTATACTGCATACGAATTTTTAGAGAGACGTTTTGACCATAAGACAAGGAAATTAACAGCACTACTTTTTTTATTGCAGCGCGGGATTTCAACTGGCATTTCCATTTATGCACCTTCAATTGTATTATCTACGGTGCTGAATATTCCAATTTTTTATACAACAATGATAATTGGGGTTCTTGTAATAATTTACACTTTCTACGGAGGGACTCTTGCTGTCTCACATTCTCAGGTATTACAGATGACAATTATTTTTTCGAGTATTATAATCGCAGGGGTTATAGTTCTTTCTTTAATAGGAACAGACGCTAGTTTGTACGAAAGTTTAAAGATTGCAGGTATTCACAACAGAATGAATATTATAGATTTTAAATTTGACTGGAACAACCGATACAATGTTTGGAGTGGTATCATAGGCGGGTTTTTTCTACAACTATCCTATTTTGGTACAGATCAATCACAAGTTGGTCGGTATTTAACAGGCAAGGATTCATCAGCAAGTAAATTAGGTTTAATAGTAAATGGGATGGTTAAAATCCCCATGCAATTCGTGATTTTATTTATTGGCATTATTGTGTTTTCATTTTATCAATTTCAACCTCCTCCTATTTTCTTTAATGAAAACATAGAAAAGATTGCCAAGGAAAGCCCTTTGGCAGATAACTACAAAATTCTAGAGCATAAGTTCAACGATATAAACCTAAGTAATTCACACTTATCAAGAGAATATATAAAATATTTACGAATTAATGATCTTACCAAAGCTGAAATCACCAAAACCAAGATCCTTCAAACTTCGAATGAAGCGAATGAAGTAAGACAGGAGGCTGTTAAAATAATTAAGACTGTCAATCCCGGGGCCGATATAAATGACACCAATTTTGTTTTTCTACATTTTGTAATGCATCATTTCCCAAAAGGTTTTATAGGATTGATTATAGCTATTATTTTTTTAGCATCAATGGGATCATTAGCAGCAGGTATTAATTCACTTACTTCAACATCTGTTGTAGATTTCTATTTCCGGTCGTCAAAAAAAGAAATTATTGAAAGCAAGAAGCTTTACTATTCTAAAATTGCAACACTACTATGGGGTGTTTTTTGCATACTCTGTGCTTTTTTTGCAGGCAATACAGGAAATCTGATTGAAGCAGTAAACATACTTGGGTCACTATTCTACGGCACTATATTAGGTATTTTCATCTCTGCAATTTTTGTAAAACATCTTAATGGAAACTCAGTTTTTATTTCAGCTTTAATTACTGAAGCCATTGTAATTGCATTCTGGTATTTTGATGTTATGGCATTTTTATGGTTAAATTTAGCAGGATGCCTTTTGGTGGTTTTTATTGCTTTGTCCATACAATTCATTACTCAAAATCTGAATAGAATATTCAACAAACCGATATCTAAGTGA
- a CDS encoding saccharopine dehydrogenase C-terminal domain-containing protein, giving the protein MRKILVLGAGKSSWHLINYLLSNAQEQNWHVTVADASLELAKSKTKNHPSSNAIDFNINDQSQRKSEITKADIVISLLPPALHTIAAIECLSESKNLVTASYVSEQMSALNNDVKNKNLIFLNECGLDPGIDHMSAMQIIHSLQSKGAEITSFKSFTGGLVSPESNNNPWGYKFTWNPKNVILAGQGTALYRQNRKNKFTPYHRLFSQTEKINISGTGQFEGYANRNSNAYTETYNLKNISTLLRGTLRYIGYCSAWNLFVHLGITDDTYIIDTSSLTYHDWIYSYLSDNDSPILQKLQSEFSYLNLSADDWERIKWTGVLEKTPIPLSSGTPAEILLNLLESKWKMENGDLDLVVMQHKFEYNLNGKTETHISSLSVKGENETATAMSKTVGLPMAIASKLILNGKIKSKGVAIPVVSEIYEPVLNELIEHNVVFKEEHW; this is encoded by the coding sequence ATGCGTAAAATACTTGTTTTAGGAGCAGGAAAATCTTCCTGGCATCTTATTAACTATCTGCTTTCAAATGCTCAGGAACAAAATTGGCATGTTACTGTTGCCGATGCTTCACTTGAATTAGCTAAATCTAAAACAAAAAATCATCCTTCTTCAAATGCCATTGATTTTAATATAAATGATCAATCACAGCGAAAATCAGAGATCACTAAAGCTGACATTGTAATTTCTCTTCTTCCCCCGGCACTTCATACTATTGCTGCAATTGAATGTCTGTCAGAAAGCAAAAATTTAGTAACAGCATCTTATGTTTCTGAGCAGATGAGTGCACTTAACAATGATGTAAAAAACAAAAACCTTATTTTTTTAAATGAGTGCGGTCTGGACCCCGGAATAGATCATATGTCTGCAATGCAAATAATTCATTCATTACAGTCAAAAGGTGCAGAAATTACTTCATTTAAATCTTTTACCGGAGGCTTAGTCTCACCTGAATCCAACAACAATCCATGGGGATATAAATTTACATGGAATCCCAAAAACGTTATTCTCGCAGGACAAGGCACAGCATTATATAGACAAAATCGAAAAAACAAGTTCACCCCCTACCATCGATTGTTTTCACAAACAGAAAAAATAAATATATCAGGCACTGGTCAGTTTGAAGGTTATGCCAATAGAAATTCAAATGCTTATACTGAAACGTATAATCTAAAGAACATCTCAACCCTGCTGCGTGGCACTTTACGATATATAGGATATTGTTCAGCTTGGAATTTGTTTGTACATCTTGGGATAACTGACGACACTTATATCATAGACACTTCGTCACTGACTTACCATGATTGGATTTACTCCTATTTGTCTGACAATGATAGTCCCATACTCCAAAAACTACAATCAGAATTTTCATATTTAAATCTTTCAGCCGATGATTGGGAAAGAATAAAATGGACCGGTGTTTTAGAAAAAACACCAATTCCTCTTAGCAGTGGTACCCCTGCAGAAATTCTACTTAATTTATTGGAGTCAAAATGGAAAATGGAAAATGGTGATTTAGACCTTGTAGTTATGCAACATAAATTTGAATATAATCTTAACGGGAAAACTGAAACACATATTTCATCATTAAGTGTAAAAGGCGAAAACGAAACAGCAACTGCTATGTCTAAAACAGTTGGTTTACCTATGGCAATCGCTTCAAAACTTATTCTTAATGGAAAAATTAAGTCGAAGGGGGTGGCAATTCCGGTTGTTTCTGAAATTTATGAACCTGTGTTGAATGAACTTATAGAACACAATGTCGTTTTTAAAGAAGAGCATTGGTAA
- a CDS encoding rhodanese-like domain-containing protein codes for MQEITVHELKQWQDEGKNFQLIDIREEYEYDACNLNGTLIPMGEIIDRIDEIAKDKPVVLHCRSGSRSAAIYQVLNTQYGFTNIFNLKGGIKAYSQEIDSTLNVI; via the coding sequence ATGCAAGAAATAACTGTTCATGAATTAAAGCAATGGCAAGATGAAGGTAAAAACTTTCAACTTATAGATATTCGTGAAGAATATGAATATGATGCTTGTAATCTTAACGGAACACTTATTCCAATGGGAGAAATCATTGACAGAATTGATGAAATTGCAAAAGACAAACCTGTTGTTTTACATTGCAGGTCGGGGTCAAGAAGTGCTGCAATTTATCAAGTACTTAACACACAATATGGCTTTACCAATATATTTAACTTAAAAGGTGGTATAAAAGCATACTCGCAAGAAATTGATTCAACACTTAACGTCATTTAA